From the genome of Azospira restricta, one region includes:
- the thiC gene encoding phosphomethylpyrimidine synthase ThiC, translated as MNANEKFIAASAYVDEAAIKPLPNSKKIYVAGSRPDLRVPMREISQDDTPTMFGGEKNPPIFVYDCSGPYSDPQAEIDIRSGLPALRAQWIAERGDTEQLADLSSEYGRQRAADKSLDELRFPGLHRKPLRAKAGMNVSQMHYARKGIITPEMEFVAIRENNNRAAYVENLKASGPQGEKLARLLTRQHPGQNFGASIPAEITPEFVRSEVARGRAIIPNNINHPESEPMIIGRNFLTKINANIGNSALGSSIQEEVEKMTWSIRWGGDTVMDLSTGKNIHETREWIIRNSPVPIGTVPIYQALEKVNGKAEELTWEIFRDTLIEQAEQGVDYFTIHAGVLLRYVPMTANRMTGIVSRGGSIMAKWCLAHHKESFLYTHFEDICEIMKAYDVAFSLGDGLRPGSIYDANDEAQLGELKTLGELTDIAWKHDVQTIIEGPGHVPMHLIKENMDLQLEYCKEAPFYTLGPLTTDIAPGYDHITSGIGAAMIGWYGTAMLCYVTPKEHLGLPDKNDVKEGIITYKLAAHAADLAKGHPGAQIRDNALSKARFEFRWDDQFNLGLDPDKAREFHDETLPKESAKVAHFCSMCGPQFCSMKISQDVRDFAAQQGVDEAEALQKGMETKAVEFVKAGAEVYRKI; from the coding sequence ATGAACGCCAACGAAAAATTCATCGCCGCCAGCGCCTACGTGGACGAAGCGGCGATCAAGCCGCTGCCCAACTCGAAGAAGATCTACGTCGCCGGCAGCCGTCCCGACCTGCGCGTGCCGATGCGCGAGATCAGCCAGGACGACACGCCGACCATGTTCGGCGGCGAGAAGAACCCGCCGATCTTCGTCTACGACTGCTCCGGCCCCTACTCCGACCCTCAGGCTGAGATCGACATCCGCTCCGGCCTGCCGGCGCTGCGCGCGCAGTGGATCGCCGAGCGCGGCGACACCGAGCAGCTCGCCGACCTCTCGTCCGAATACGGCCGCCAGCGCGCCGCCGACAAGAGCCTCGACGAACTGCGTTTCCCCGGCCTGCACAGGAAGCCGCTGCGCGCCAAGGCCGGCATGAACGTCAGCCAGATGCATTACGCGCGCAAGGGCATCATCACGCCGGAGATGGAGTTCGTCGCCATCCGCGAGAACAACAACCGCGCCGCCTACGTCGAGAACCTGAAGGCCTCCGGCCCGCAGGGCGAGAAGCTGGCGCGGCTGCTCACCCGCCAGCACCCCGGCCAGAACTTCGGCGCCAGCATCCCGGCCGAAATCACGCCGGAGTTCGTCAGGAGCGAGGTCGCCCGCGGTCGCGCGATCATCCCGAACAACATCAACCATCCGGAAAGCGAGCCGATGATCATCGGCCGCAACTTCCTGACCAAGATCAACGCCAACATCGGCAACTCGGCGCTCGGCTCCTCGATCCAGGAAGAAGTCGAGAAGATGACCTGGTCGATCCGCTGGGGCGGCGACACGGTGATGGACTTGTCCACCGGCAAGAACATCCACGAGACGCGCGAGTGGATCATCCGCAACTCGCCGGTGCCGATCGGCACGGTGCCGATCTACCAGGCGCTGGAAAAGGTGAACGGCAAGGCCGAGGAACTGACCTGGGAGATCTTCCGCGACACGCTGATCGAGCAGGCCGAGCAGGGCGTCGACTACTTCACGATCCACGCCGGTGTCTTGCTGCGCTACGTGCCGATGACGGCGAACCGGATGACCGGCATTGTTTCGCGCGGCGGCTCGATCATGGCCAAGTGGTGTCTCGCGCACCACAAGGAGAGCTTCCTCTACACGCACTTCGAGGACATCTGCGAGATCATGAAGGCCTACGACGTCGCCTTCTCGCTCGGCGACGGCCTGCGTCCCGGCTCGATCTACGACGCCAACGACGAGGCCCAGCTCGGCGAGCTGAAGACCCTCGGCGAGCTCACCGACATCGCCTGGAAGCACGACGTGCAGACGATCATCGAGGGCCCCGGCCACGTGCCGATGCACCTGATCAAGGAGAACATGGACCTGCAGCTCGAGTACTGCAAGGAAGCCCCGTTCTACACCCTCGGCCCGCTGACCACCGACATCGCGCCGGGCTACGACCACATCACCAGTGGCATCGGCGCCGCGATGATCGGCTGGTACGGCACGGCGATGCTGTGCTACGTGACGCCGAAGGAGCATCTCGGTCTGCCCGACAAGAACGACGTCAAGGAAGGCATCATCACCTACAAGCTGGCCGCGCACGCCGCCGACCTCGCCAAGGGCCACCCCGGCGCGCAGATCCGCGACAACGCGCTGTCCAAGGCCCGTTTCGAGTTCCGCTGGGACGACCAGTTCAACTTGGGCCTTGACCCGGACAAGGCGCGCGAATTCCACGACGAGACGCTGCCCAAGGAATCGGCCAAGGTCGCCCACTTCTGCTCGATGTGCGGCCCGCAGTTCTGCTCGATGAAGATCTCGCAGGACGTGCGCGACTTCGCCGCGCAGCAGGGCGTCGACGAAGCCGAAGCGCTGCAGAAGGGCATGGAGACGAAGGCGGTCGAGTTCGTCAAGGCCGGTGCGGAGGTCTATCGCAAGATCTGA
- a CDS encoding DUF4197 domain-containing protein, which translates to MRACLVVLLALFFSTTLPAAEPTSAETASGLKEALTRGAEVAVSQLGRPDGFLGDKRVRIPLPDSIRKAEKMMRTLGAGKYADELIETMNRAAEAAVVEARPILVNAVKNMSFDDARGILTGGDDAATSYFRRSTSGDIAKKFLPIVRQATAKVQLADKYNQYAGKAAKLGLLDEKDADLDQYVTQKAMDGLFLMVAEQERAIRKDPVATGSALLKKVFGFGG; encoded by the coding sequence ATGCGTGCCTGTCTCGTTGTGCTGCTCGCCCTGTTCTTCTCCACGACGCTGCCGGCAGCCGAGCCGACCAGCGCCGAAACCGCGTCCGGACTCAAGGAGGCGCTGACCCGCGGCGCCGAGGTCGCGGTCAGTCAGCTCGGCCGGCCGGACGGCTTCCTCGGCGACAAGCGCGTGCGCATCCCGCTGCCCGACTCGATCCGCAAGGCGGAAAAGATGATGCGCACGCTCGGTGCCGGCAAGTACGCCGACGAGTTGATCGAGACAATGAACCGCGCCGCCGAGGCGGCGGTGGTCGAGGCCAGGCCGATCCTGGTCAACGCGGTGAAGAACATGAGCTTCGACGACGCGCGCGGCATCCTCACCGGCGGCGACGATGCCGCGACCAGCTACTTCCGCCGCAGCACCTCCGGCGACATCGCGAAGAAGTTCCTGCCGATCGTCAGGCAGGCGACGGCGAAGGTACAGCTCGCCGACAAGTACAACCAGTACGCCGGCAAGGCGGCCAAGCTCGGCCTGCTCGACGAGAAGGACGCCGATCTCGACCAGTACGTGACGCAGAAGGCGATGGACGGCCTGTTCCTGATGGTCGCCGAGCAGGAAAGGGCGATCCGCAAGGACCCGGTGGCGACCGGTAGCGCGCTGCTGAAGAAGGTCTTCGGCTTCGGCGGCTGA
- a CDS encoding D-alanyl-D-alanine carboxypeptidase family protein — translation MKIIAFLFALVPSLVLAQQLPVPPALAAKSWLLIESGSGQVLASQAPDERLEPASLTKLMTAYLTFAALKQGTLKVDQGVPVSEKAWRTGGSKMFIRVGHQVPVEDLIKGMIVQSGNDACVALAEAIAGSEDNFAQMMNREAQRLGMKASSFRNSTGLPDPQHYTTARDLATLAGALIRDFPEEYAKYYALKEYRYNNITQPNRNRLLWIDPTVDGVKTGHTEAAGYCLISSAKRGPRRLLSVVLGAASDSVRAQESLKLLNYGFQFYDAVQLYAREQAVSSLKVWKGGAATVKAGFTGDFILAVPKGYAQKIQADLVSQQPLIAPVAAGQTVGTMKVSVDGKHYGDYPVVALESVPQAGVFGRAIDSVRLWFN, via the coding sequence ATGAAAATCATCGCCTTCCTGTTCGCCCTCGTTCCCTCCCTGGTGCTCGCGCAGCAGCTGCCGGTGCCGCCGGCGCTGGCCGCCAAGTCCTGGCTGCTGATCGAGTCCGGCTCCGGCCAGGTGCTCGCCAGCCAGGCGCCGGACGAGCGCCTCGAACCGGCCTCGCTGACCAAGCTGATGACCGCCTACCTGACCTTCGCCGCGCTGAAGCAGGGCACGCTGAAGGTCGACCAGGGCGTGCCGGTGTCGGAGAAGGCCTGGCGCACCGGCGGCTCGAAGATGTTCATCCGCGTCGGCCACCAGGTGCCGGTCGAGGACCTGATCAAGGGCATGATCGTGCAGTCCGGCAACGACGCCTGCGTCGCGCTGGCCGAGGCGATCGCCGGCAGCGAGGACAACTTCGCGCAGATGATGAACCGCGAGGCGCAGCGCCTGGGCATGAAGGCCTCCAGCTTCCGCAACTCGACCGGCCTGCCCGACCCGCAGCACTACACCACCGCGCGCGACCTGGCGACGCTGGCCGGCGCGCTGATCCGCGACTTCCCCGAGGAGTACGCGAAGTACTACGCGCTCAAGGAATACCGCTACAACAACATCACCCAGCCGAACCGCAACCGGCTGCTGTGGATCGACCCGACCGTGGACGGCGTCAAGACCGGCCACACCGAGGCCGCCGGCTACTGCCTGATCTCGTCGGCCAAGCGCGGCCCGCGCCGCCTGCTGTCGGTGGTGCTCGGCGCCGCCTCCGACAGCGTGCGCGCGCAGGAGTCGCTGAAGCTGCTCAACTACGGCTTCCAGTTCTACGACGCGGTGCAGCTCTACGCCAGGGAGCAGGCCGTCTCCAGCCTGAAGGTGTGGAAGGGCGGTGCGGCGACGGTCAAGGCCGGCTTCACCGGCGACTTCATCCTCGCCGTGCCGAAGGGCTACGCGCAGAAGATCCAGGCCGACCTCGTCTCGCAGCAGCCGCTGATTGCGCCGGTCGCCGCCGGCCAGACCGTCGGCACGATGAAGGTCAGCGTCGACGGCAAGCACTATGGCGACTACCCGGTCGTCGCGCTGGAGAGCGTGCCGCAGGCCGGCGTCTTCGGTCGCGCGATCGACTCGGTGCGCCTCTGGTTCAACTGA
- the lipA gene encoding lipoyl synthase: MSERGVKQKGELKTARIPIKIVPHVPQKKPEWIRVKAGNSSGRFGEIKAMLREQKLHTVCEEAACPNIGECFGRGTATFMILGDICTRRCPFCDVGHGKPLPPDADEPAHLAESVANLKLRYVVITSVDRDDLRDGGAQHFVDVIAAVRAKSPATTIETLVPDFRGRHEIAIEVLGQSLPDVLNHNMETVPRLYKQARPGADYQHSLTFMQAFKAKYPNVPTKSGLMVGLGETDDEILEVMRDLRAHGVEMLTIGQYLAPSGHHLPVSRYVHPDVFKMYEEKAKEMGFTGAACGPMVRSSYWADQQAHNAGVAGG, translated from the coding sequence ATGAGCGAACGCGGCGTGAAGCAGAAGGGCGAACTGAAGACGGCCCGCATCCCGATCAAGATCGTGCCGCACGTGCCGCAGAAGAAGCCGGAGTGGATCCGCGTCAAGGCCGGCAACAGCTCGGGCCGCTTCGGCGAGATCAAGGCCATGCTGCGCGAGCAGAAGCTGCACACCGTGTGCGAGGAAGCGGCCTGCCCGAACATCGGCGAATGCTTCGGCCGCGGCACCGCCACCTTCATGATCCTCGGCGACATCTGCACGCGCCGCTGCCCGTTCTGCGACGTCGGTCACGGCAAGCCACTGCCGCCGGATGCGGACGAGCCCGCGCATCTCGCCGAATCGGTCGCCAACCTGAAGCTGCGCTACGTCGTGATCACCAGCGTCGACCGCGACGACCTGCGCGACGGCGGCGCCCAGCACTTCGTCGACGTCATCGCCGCGGTGCGCGCCAAGTCGCCGGCGACGACGATCGAAACGCTGGTGCCCGACTTCCGCGGCCGCCACGAAATCGCCATCGAGGTCCTCGGCCAGTCGCTGCCCGACGTGCTCAACCACAACATGGAAACGGTGCCGCGCCTGTACAAGCAGGCGCGCCCGGGTGCCGACTACCAGCACTCGCTGACCTTCATGCAGGCGTTCAAGGCGAAATACCCGAACGTGCCGACCAAGTCCGGCCTGATGGTCGGCTTGGGCGAGACCGACGACGAGATCCTCGAGGTCATGCGCGACCTGCGCGCGCACGGCGTCGAGATGCTGACCATCGGCCAGTACCTCGCCCCCTCCGGCCACCACCTGCCGGTGTCGCGCTACGTGCATCCCGACGTGTTCAAGATGTACGAGGAAAAGGCGAAGGAGATGGGCTTCACCGGCGCCGCCTGCGGCCCGATGGTGCGCAGTTCGTACTGGGCCGACCAGCAGGCGCACAATGCCGGTGTCGCGGGCGGCTGA
- a CDS encoding undecaprenyl-diphosphate phosphatase — protein sequence MDLILLLKALLLGVVEGLTEFLPVSSTGHLIIVGDLIGYNDETSKVFKIVIQLAAILAVCWDYRERLTRVAAGLGSDPAARRFVGLLVVGFLPAAVLGFLFHSTIKSVLFNPITVATALIVGGLIILYLEKRAYHPRIAAVDAMRWPDALKVGFAQALAMIPGTSRSGATIMGGLFFGLSRTTAAEFSFFLAIPTMLAATVYDVYKNWALLRADDLPVFAVGFVASFVTAMWAVRGFIRFVSNHTFIAFAWYRIVFGVIVLASAWTGAVSWSHG from the coding sequence GTGGACCTGATTCTCCTCCTGAAAGCCCTGCTCCTCGGCGTCGTCGAGGGACTGACCGAATTCCTGCCGGTGTCCTCGACCGGCCACCTGATCATCGTCGGCGACCTGATCGGCTACAACGACGAGACGAGCAAGGTGTTCAAGATCGTCATCCAGCTCGCCGCGATCCTCGCCGTCTGCTGGGACTACCGCGAGCGACTGACGCGCGTCGCCGCCGGCCTCGGCAGCGACCCGGCGGCGCGCCGCTTCGTCGGCCTGCTCGTCGTCGGCTTCCTGCCGGCGGCGGTGCTCGGCTTCCTCTTCCACTCGACGATCAAGAGCGTGCTGTTCAACCCGATCACCGTCGCCACGGCGCTGATCGTCGGCGGCCTGATCATCCTGTACCTGGAGAAGCGCGCCTACCATCCGCGCATCGCCGCCGTCGACGCGATGCGCTGGCCGGACGCGCTGAAGGTCGGCTTCGCGCAGGCGCTGGCGATGATCCCGGGCACCTCGCGCTCCGGCGCGACGATCATGGGCGGCCTGTTCTTCGGCCTGTCGCGGACGACGGCGGCCGAGTTCTCGTTCTTCCTCGCCATCCCGACCATGCTCGCGGCGACCGTCTACGACGTCTACAAGAACTGGGCGCTGCTGCGCGCCGACGACCTGCCGGTGTTCGCGGTCGGCTTCGTCGCCTCCTTCGTCACCGCGATGTGGGCGGTGCGCGGCTTCATCAGGTTCGTCTCGAACCACACCTTCATCGCCTTCGCCTGGTACCGCATCGTCTTCGGCGTGATCGTGCTGGCCAGCGCGTGGACCGGCGCCGTCAGCTGGTCGCATGGCTGA
- a CDS encoding YbeD family protein gives MADQKETLLEFPCDFPIKIMGLASNDLAQAVLAVVVRHDPGFDGATMEMRASSGGKYVSLTCTVTATSKAQLDALYMELTAHPLVKVVL, from the coding sequence GTGGCTGACCAGAAAGAAACGCTGCTCGAGTTCCCCTGCGACTTCCCGATCAAGATCATGGGGCTGGCCAGCAACGACCTGGCGCAGGCGGTGCTCGCGGTCGTCGTCAGGCACGACCCCGGCTTCGACGGCGCGACGATGGAGATGCGCGCCAGCTCCGGCGGCAAGTACGTCAGCCTGACCTGCACCGTTACCGCCACCTCGAAGGCGCAGCTCGACGCGCTGTACATGGAACTGACCGCGCACCCGCTGGTCAAGGTGGTGCTGTAA
- the lipB gene encoding lipoyl(octanoyl) transferase LipB, which produces MIVRDLGRADYEPTWRAMMAFTAGRSAETPDELWVVEHPPVFTLGQAGKPEHLLVDAGIPLVKIDRGGQITYHGPGQVVVYLLLDLPRRRLKVRELVSCIEQAVIDCLGEHGVTAERRDGAPGVYVGAAKVAALGLRVRNGCCYHGVSLNVDMDLSPFAAINPCGYAGMAVTQTKDLGIPLTPPQAAEALTRHLIAQLEQKE; this is translated from the coding sequence ATGATCGTCCGCGACCTCGGCCGCGCCGACTACGAACCGACCTGGCGGGCGATGATGGCCTTCACCGCCGGCCGCAGCGCGGAAACGCCGGACGAGCTGTGGGTGGTCGAGCATCCGCCGGTGTTCACGCTCGGCCAGGCCGGCAAGCCGGAGCACCTGCTGGTCGACGCCGGCATCCCGCTGGTGAAGATCGACCGCGGCGGCCAGATCACCTACCACGGCCCCGGCCAGGTGGTGGTCTACCTGCTGCTCGACCTGCCGCGCCGCAGGCTCAAGGTGCGCGAGCTGGTCAGCTGCATCGAGCAGGCGGTGATCGACTGTCTGGGCGAGCACGGCGTGACCGCCGAGCGGCGCGACGGCGCCCCCGGCGTCTATGTGGGCGCGGCCAAGGTCGCCGCGCTCGGACTGAGAGTCCGCAACGGCTGCTGCTACCATGGCGTCAGCCTCAACGTGGACATGGACCTGTCGCCGTTCGCGGCGATCAACCCCTGTGGCTATGCCGGCATGGCGGTCACACAGACGAAGGATCTCGGCATCCCGCTGACGCCGCCACAAGCGGCCGAGGCGCTGACGAGGCACCTCATCGCACAACTGGAGCAGAAGGAATGA
- a CDS encoding carbonic anhydrase — MRQHLAVALAAIVLPLSAEAAWVTISADAGKRIEIDPASVQKEQEHRHVALGRILFEKELTDPRSAGSYKSIEALTRYDCAQRTYATLKRTWRKADGEVLREEEVKSGAEMPVRSGSLDDKLLREVCRPRSPAAAQSAAGKLAEKANEAALELRRANDALIQQQVQKELQKNVKPATLPIAAKEAATPAAAPKPAPAAKVPARRPPAPASEAAPLHARIPWAYEGEGGPDHWGKLKPEYATCASGKRQSPIDIRDGIRVDQPAIEFAWRPSQFRITDNGHTVQVAVGGSGIALLGKRYELIQFHFHRPAEERVNGKGFEMVAHFVHRADDGRLAVVAVLIEQGAENPFVQTLWNHLPLERNEDVAPPNVAIDPLQFLPADRAYYTYMGSLTTPPCTENVQWLVLKQPVQLSAEQIAIFARLYRNNARPLQPGFGRLIKESR, encoded by the coding sequence ATGCGCCAGCATCTCGCCGTCGCGCTGGCGGCCATTGTCCTGCCGTTGTCGGCGGAGGCCGCCTGGGTCACCATTTCCGCCGACGCCGGCAAGCGGATCGAGATCGATCCCGCCAGCGTGCAGAAGGAGCAGGAGCACCGACACGTCGCCCTCGGGCGCATCCTGTTCGAGAAGGAACTGACCGATCCGCGCAGCGCCGGCAGCTACAAGAGCATCGAGGCGCTGACCCGCTACGACTGTGCGCAGCGCACCTACGCGACGCTGAAGCGCACCTGGCGCAAGGCGGACGGCGAAGTGCTGCGCGAGGAAGAGGTGAAGAGCGGGGCCGAGATGCCGGTCCGTTCCGGCAGCCTCGACGACAAGCTGCTGCGCGAGGTGTGCCGGCCGCGTTCGCCAGCCGCGGCGCAGTCGGCCGCCGGCAAGCTGGCGGAAAAGGCCAACGAGGCGGCGCTCGAGCTGCGCCGCGCCAACGACGCACTGATCCAGCAGCAGGTGCAGAAGGAGCTGCAGAAGAACGTAAAGCCGGCGACGCTGCCGATCGCCGCCAAGGAGGCGGCCACACCCGCCGCCGCGCCGAAGCCGGCGCCGGCGGCGAAAGTCCCCGCCCGCCGCCCGCCGGCGCCGGCGAGCGAGGCGGCGCCGCTGCACGCGCGCATCCCGTGGGCCTACGAGGGCGAGGGCGGACCGGACCACTGGGGCAAGCTGAAGCCGGAATACGCCACCTGCGCCAGCGGCAAGCGGCAGTCGCCGATCGACATCCGCGACGGCATCCGCGTCGACCAGCCGGCGATCGAATTCGCGTGGCGTCCCTCGCAGTTCCGCATCACCGACAACGGCCACACCGTGCAGGTGGCGGTCGGCGGCAGCGGCATCGCGCTGCTCGGCAAGCGCTACGAGCTGATCCAGTTCCACTTCCACCGGCCGGCCGAGGAGCGCGTGAACGGCAAGGGCTTCGAGATGGTCGCGCACTTCGTGCACCGGGCGGACGACGGCCGCCTCGCAGTCGTCGCCGTGCTCATCGAGCAGGGCGCCGAGAACCCGTTCGTGCAGACGCTGTGGAACCACCTGCCGCTGGAGAGGAACGAGGACGTCGCACCGCCGAACGTGGCCATCGATCCGCTGCAGTTCCTGCCCGCCGACCGCGCCTACTACACCTACATGGGGTCGCTGACGACGCCGCCATGCACCGAGAACGTCCAGTGGCTGGTGCTGAAGCAGCCGGTGCAGCTCTCCGCCGAGCAGATCGCGATCTTCGCGCGGCTCTACCGCAACAACGCGCGCCCGCTGCAGCCGGGCTTCGGCCGGCTGATCAAGGAGTCGCGCTAG
- a CDS encoding YkgJ family cysteine cluster protein translates to MNCRPHCAACCIAPSITSPLPGMPHGKPAGVRCVQLDDDERCRVFGRPERPAFCAGLTPSAEMCGETRAQAIAWLTELERQTAPAPMAREGG, encoded by the coding sequence GTGAACTGCCGCCCCCACTGCGCCGCCTGCTGCATCGCGCCGTCGATCACCAGCCCGCTGCCCGGCATGCCGCACGGCAAGCCGGCCGGCGTGCGCTGCGTGCAGCTCGACGACGACGAGCGCTGCCGCGTCTTCGGCCGCCCGGAGCGGCCGGCCTTCTGCGCCGGCCTGACGCCGTCGGCCGAGATGTGCGGCGAGACGCGGGCGCAGGCGATCGCCTGGCTGACGGAACTGGAGCGCCAGACTGCGCCGGCGCCGATGGCTCGTGAAGGCGGGTGA
- a CDS encoding D-amino acid aminotransferase: MSSTTCYLNGDYLPLAEARVSPLDRGFLFGDGAYEVIPVYSRRPFRIGEHLRRLQQTLDGIRLVNPHTVDEWAERIARIVAAAPFADQSVYLQVTRGADTKRDHAFPKDVAPTVFIFTAPLTTTPDSVRASGVAAVTAPDERWARCDLKVVALLANVLARQHAVDQGCAETILLRDGCMIEGAASNIFVVRGGVLLAPPKDRRMLPGITYDVVLELAAAHGVPYAVRDIAEAELRSADEVWMTSSTKEVLAITTLDGEPVGAGVPGPLAQRMHDWYQLFKDEVMRRG; encoded by the coding sequence ATGAGCTCGACCACCTGCTACCTGAACGGCGACTACCTGCCGCTCGCCGAGGCGCGCGTGTCGCCGCTCGACCGCGGCTTCCTGTTCGGCGACGGTGCCTACGAGGTGATCCCGGTCTACTCGCGCCGCCCGTTCCGCATCGGCGAGCACCTCCGCCGCCTGCAGCAGACGCTGGACGGCATCCGCCTCGTCAACCCGCACACCGTCGACGAATGGGCCGAACGCATCGCGCGCATCGTCGCCGCCGCGCCGTTCGCCGACCAGTCGGTGTACCTGCAGGTGACGCGCGGCGCCGACACGAAGCGCGACCACGCCTTCCCCAAGGACGTCGCGCCGACGGTGTTCATCTTCACCGCGCCGCTGACGACGACGCCGGACAGCGTGCGCGCCAGCGGCGTCGCCGCGGTGACCGCGCCCGACGAGCGCTGGGCGCGCTGCGACCTCAAGGTCGTCGCGCTGCTCGCCAACGTGCTCGCCCGCCAGCACGCGGTCGACCAGGGCTGCGCCGAAACCATCCTGCTGCGCGACGGCTGCATGATCGAAGGCGCCGCGTCGAACATCTTCGTCGTCCGCGGCGGCGTGCTGCTGGCGCCGCCGAAGGACCGGCGCATGCTGCCCGGCATCACCTACGACGTGGTGCTCGAACTGGCGGCCGCGCATGGCGTTCCGTACGCGGTCCGGGACATCGCCGAGGCCGAGCTGCGCAGCGCCGACGAGGTCTGGATGACCTCGTCGACCAAGGAGGTGCTGGCGATCACCACGCTCGACGGCGAGCCCGTCGGCGCCGGCGTTCCAGGCCCGCTGGCGCAGCGGATGCACGACTGGTACCAGCTGTTCAAGGACGAGGTGATGCGCCGTGGCTGA
- a CDS encoding PLP-dependent aminotransferase family protein, whose amino-acid sequence MLQLSLNAESPLPLVDQIVSGIRTHIDDRLLRAGMRLPPIRGFAEQHAVSRFTVVEAYDRLVALGYVTSRRGSGFYVAGRKPLPAAETQSGELERAFDNAGVMYQSLEDAPARLKAGVGWLPPEWMDEEGVRRNLRALSRRPDVHATTYGTALGYRPLREQLQIKLAEFGIGVQPDQIILTHGATQALDIVIRTLIQPGDCVLVDDPGYWNLFANLRLYGANLVGVPRNDNGPDPDALEALLQEHRPKAFFTHSVLHNPTSGNLTPAAAFRVLQLAEKHDFLIVEDDAYGDFHPGPATRLAQLDQLNRVVYVGSFAKTLSADLRVGFLACRPELRARFSDVKIVSCVSTSEFAERLVYLMLTEGHYRKLVERLQGRLADAASRTLRMLERSGLKPHGEPKGGMFVWAEVPGIGDAACLAGDAAESGIMLSPGSIFRPQQQPSPFLRFNVAYALDKRLERYLGEALPRFAGKCCKD is encoded by the coding sequence ATGCTGCAGCTGAGCCTCAACGCCGAATCGCCGCTGCCGCTGGTCGACCAGATCGTCAGCGGCATCCGTACCCACATCGACGATCGCCTGCTGCGCGCCGGCATGCGCCTGCCGCCGATCCGCGGCTTCGCCGAACAGCACGCGGTGAGCCGCTTCACCGTCGTCGAGGCCTACGACCGGCTGGTCGCGCTCGGCTACGTCACCTCGCGCCGCGGTTCGGGCTTCTACGTCGCCGGCCGCAAGCCGCTGCCGGCGGCCGAGACGCAGAGCGGCGAACTGGAGCGTGCCTTCGACAACGCCGGCGTGATGTACCAGAGCCTCGAGGACGCGCCGGCGCGGCTGAAGGCCGGCGTCGGCTGGCTGCCGCCGGAGTGGATGGACGAGGAAGGGGTGCGCCGCAACCTGCGCGCGCTGTCGCGCCGCCCCGACGTGCACGCGACGACCTACGGCACCGCGCTCGGCTACCGGCCGCTGCGCGAGCAGCTGCAGATCAAGCTCGCCGAGTTCGGCATCGGCGTCCAGCCGGACCAGATCATCCTCACCCACGGCGCCACGCAGGCGCTCGACATCGTCATCCGCACGCTGATCCAGCCCGGCGACTGCGTGCTGGTCGACGACCCCGGCTACTGGAACCTGTTCGCCAACCTGCGCCTCTATGGCGCCAACCTGGTCGGCGTGCCGCGCAACGACAACGGGCCGGATCCCGACGCGCTCGAGGCGCTGCTGCAGGAGCACCGGCCGAAGGCCTTCTTCACCCATTCGGTGCTGCACAACCCGACCTCGGGCAACCTGACGCCGGCGGCGGCCTTCCGCGTGCTGCAGCTGGCCGAGAAGCACGACTTCCTGATCGTCGAGGACGACGCCTACGGCGACTTCCATCCCGGCCCGGCGACGCGGCTGGCACAGCTCGACCAGCTCAACCGCGTGGTCTATGTCGGCAGCTTCGCCAAGACGCTGTCGGCCGACCTGCGCGTCGGCTTCCTCGCCTGCCGGCCGGAGCTGCGCGCGCGCTTCTCCGACGTCAAGATCGTCTCCTGCGTGTCGACGTCGGAATTCGCCGAGCGCCTGGTCTACCTGATGCTGACCGAGGGCCATTACCGCAAGCTGGTCGAGCGCCTGCAGGGCCGGCTCGCCGACGCCGCCAGCCGCACGCTGCGCATGCTCGAGCGCAGCGGCCTGAAGCCGCACGGGGAACCGAAGGGGGGGATGTTCGTCTGGGCCGAGGTGCCCGGCATCGGCGATGCCGCCTGCCTCGCCGGCGATGCCGCGGAAAGCGGCATCATGCTGTCGCCGGGCAGCATCTTCCGCCCGCAGCAGCAGCCGTCGCCCTTCCTCCGCTTCAACGTCGCCTACGCGCTCGACAAGCGCCTCGAGCGCTATCTCGGCGAGGCGCTGCCGCGTTTTGCCGGCAAGTGCTGCAAGGATTGA